A genomic segment from Mus caroli chromosome 17, CAROLI_EIJ_v1.1, whole genome shotgun sequence encodes:
- the Kifc1 gene encoding kinesin-like protein KIFC1: MDVQAQGREVKRNVELKATLVKSSSRLPLSASSLKRGPDQMEDALEPAKKRTRVMGAVTKVDTSRPRGPRLSTVSQTQGHTAAQKGPKKTGPRGCSTVGAGNTALDARVLELEESLGTRERLLQDLQRERLQLQEERSTLSTQLEEQERRFQVTEAALSSSQEEVVCLRQKTEAQVTLLAEQGDRLYELEMERRRLHNQLQELKGNIRVFCRVRPVLTGESTPSPGFLVFPPGPAGPSDPPTGLSLSRSDDRRSTLTGAPAPTLRHDFSFDRVFPPGSKQEEVFEEIAMLVQSALDGYPVCIFAYGQTGSGKTFTMEGGPRGDPQLEGLIPRAMRHLFSVAQEMSGQGWTYSFVASYVEIYNETVRDLLATGPRKGQGGECEIRRASPGSEELTVTNARYVPVSCEKEGLQCGAPLNLVDLAGSERLDPGLPLGPGERDRLRETQAINSSLSTLGLVIMALSNKESHVPYRNSKLTYLLQNSLGGSAKMLMFVNISPLEENVSESLNSLRFASKVNQCVIGTAQANKK, encoded by the exons ATGGACGTGCAGGCGCAG GGAAGGGAAGTGAAGAGGAACGTAGAACTGAAGGCCACCCTGGTCAAGTCCTCCTCCCGACTGCCCCTGTCAGCGAGCAGCCTCAAGAGGGGTCCTGACCAGATGGAGGATGCCTTGGAGCCTGCAAAG AAACGGACACGAGTCATGGGTGCAGTGACCAAAGTTGACACATCCCGTCCCAGAGGACCCCGCCTCAGCACAGTGTCACAGACGCAGGGCCACACTGCAG CTCAGAAAGGCCCTAAGAAGACAGGACCTCGTGGGTGCTCTACTGTTGGTGCAG GAAACACAGCCCTTGA TGCCCGTGTCTTGGAGCTGGAGGAAAGTCTGGGTACCAGGGAAAGGCTGCTTCAGGATCTTCAGAGAGAGCGGCTGCAGTTGCAGGAGGAGCGGAGCACACTGAGCACCCAGCTGGAGGAGCAGGAG AGGAGGTTTCAGGTCACAGAAGCAGCTCTGTCAAGCAGCCAAGAAGAGGTGGTGTGTCTTCGGCAGAAGACTGAAGCCCAGGTGACCTTGCTGGCTGAGCAAGGAGACCGGCTCTATGAGTTAGAGATGGAGCGGCGGCGACTCCACAACCAGCTGCAGGAACTGAAGGGCAATATCCGGGTGTTCTGCCGTGTGCGCCCTGTCCTCACAGGGGAATCCACTCCATCTCCTGGCTTCCTTGTGTTTCCTCCTGGCCCTGCTGGACCCTCTGATCCCCCGACTGGCCTTAGCCTCTCACGATCTGATGATCGGCGCTCCACCCTGACTGGGGCCCCAGCACCCACTCTCCGCCATGATTTCTCCTTTGATCGGGTGTTCCCGCCGGGAAGCAAGCAGGAGGAAGTGTTTGAAGAGATCGCCATGCTTGTCCAGTCAGCACTGGATGGCTACCCTGTGTGCATTTTTGCCTATGGACAGACAGGCAGTGGCAAGACCTTCACTATGGAAGGAGGGCCTAGGGGAGACCCCCAATTGGAAGGGCTGATCCCTCGGGCCATGCGGCATCTGTTCTCTGTGGCCCAGGAGATGAGCGGCCAGGGCTGGACATACAGTTTTGTGGCGAGTTACGTAGAGATCTACAATGAGACCGTTCGAGACCTGCTAGCTACTGGGCCCCGCAAGGGACAAGGGGGCGAGTGTGAGATCCGTCGCGCAAGCCCAGGGAGTGAGGAGCTTACTGTCACCAATGCCCGCTATGTCCCTGTTTCCTGTGAGAAAGAG GGCCTGCAGTGTGGCGCTCCCCTCAACCTTGTGGACCTAGCTGGGAGTGAGCGGCTAGACCCTGGCTTACCCCTAGGCCCTGGGGAGCGTGATCGTCTTCGGGAAACACAGGCCATTAACAGCAGTCTGTCTACACTGGGACTGGTCATAATGGCCCTGAGCAATAAG GAGTCCCACGTGCCTTACCGAAACAGCAAGCTCACCTACTTGCTGCAGAACTCTCTGGGTGGCAGTGCCAAGAT GCTTATGTTTGTGAATATTTCTCCTCTGGAAGAGAATGTCTCCGAGTCTCTGAATTCACTACGCTTTGCTTCCAAG GTGAACCAGTGTGTCATTGGTACTGCTCAGGCTAATAAGAAGTGA